The DNA region CCTTTGGTCTAACAGATTTGATGGATGGTTTCAGCTTCCTATTGTTGGCGATGGCGACCTTTGCGTTGGGTGAAACTTTGATGGGCATTTTGAAGCCTTCTGAAGATACGCGTGATGAGGAACAAGATAAGCTGAGCAACATTGGCTCGATGAAAGTCACCAAGGAAGAAATCAAAGAAGTAGCACCGGTTTCTATTCGCTCTTCAATCCTTGGCTTCTTTACTGGTGTTCTTCCGGGCGCAGGCGCAACCATCGCCGCCTTCTTAAGTTACGGCATGGAACGTAACCTAGCTCCAAAAGATAAAAAAGAGCAGTTTGGTAAAGGCAGCATTCGAGGTTTGGTCGCTCCGGAGTCAGCGAACAACGCAGCATCAAGTGGTTCTTTCGTTCCTCTTTTGACCCTTGGTATTCCGGGCTCTGGTACAACCGCAATCATGCTAGGAGCGTTAATCGCTTACGGTATTCAACCAGGTCCTCGTCTGTTCGTTGAGCACCCAGATGTATTTTGGTCGGTAATTATCTCCATGTACTTCGGCAACATTGTGTTGGTGATTCTCAACCTACCGCTGATTCCATACATCTCAAAGCTGTTGGCAGTACCAAGAACCGTGTTGTTGCCGATGATTCTGTTCTTCTCCATCACGGGTGTGTATCTGGTTTCTTTCAACACCATGGACGTGTTTGTGATGTTACTTGTGGCAATGGCTGCCATCGCACTAAGGTTGGCAAACTTCCCTCTCGCACCGCTGTTGCTTGGCTTTATCCTTGGTGGATTAATGGAAGAAAACCTCCGCCGTGCATTGATGATTTCCGACGGTGAACTGAGCTTCCTATGGGAACGCCCAATCACACTGACATTCACGGTGCTTGCAGTATTGGTACTTGGCAGCCCACTGTTTGTAAAACTCTTTCAAAAGCTTAAAGCGCAGCCAGTGAAAGTTGAGCAATAAGCATTCTATCTCTCCCTCAAGATAGACCTTTGAAACCAAGCCACCCTCTGCGGTGGCTTTTTTCTTGGACTAATCGCTACTTTATTTCTTTGGGTGAGTTGCGTAGTGTTAACCGTTCAGAAACAAAACTATAAGAACAAAAAAGGACTTTTTATGCTGCTGGAATTTGCTCTCTTGTTTGCTGCAGGCGTCGTGGGTGGGATCATGAACTCCGTCGCCGGTGGTGGTAGCTTCATTACCTTCCCTGCATTGATGGCGGTTGGCGTGCCTCCTATCATCGCAAACGCAACGAATACCTATGCTTCTTGCGCAGGCTACATCAGTGGTGCAATCGGCTTTCGCGAAGAAATCATGAAGAACAAGCAAGAGCTGGCTTTCACTATCTCTTTCAGTTTGATTGGTGGCGCTGTCGGTGCTTACCTTCTGCTGAATACGCCAGAATCTGTTTTTCTTGAAGCGATTCCATGGCTACTATTATTCGCAACCGTGCTCTTTTTAACTGGCTCACACATAACTGCATTGATTAAGTCACTGACCAAAGAGACCAAACACGCCGGCATTCTGGGTGTGATTGCACTGAGTCTTCTTTTGATTGGCGTCTCTGCTTACGGTGGGTTCTTCAATGCCGGATTGGGCGTAATCGTGTTGAGTTATTTAGTGGTTGCAGGACACCAAGATATCAACTTAATGAACGGGCTTAAGCTGCTCGTTTCGACCTGCGTTTCCCTGATTGCCATCGTGATTTTTGTTGCCAACGGTTCAATCGATTGGACCAAAGGTAGCGTTGTCATGGTTGGTACATTAGTCGGCGGTTACTTGGCAGCGCGTGTGTCTCGTCAGCTGAATCCAAGCCACGTAAAAGGCTTTGTAGCCCTCTCTTCTATTGCCATTACTGTTTACTTCTTTATTGATGTTTATTTTTAGCTCACAGTCCAAATATTTGCCTAACTGAGGGCTCACTCTAAACAAACTAAAACGCCATCGCAAAATACGATGGCGTTTTTTCATGGTTTGAAGCTTCTATTTTAAAACAAGGTTACTTAATCAAACCCACTTCTTTGTAGTACTTCTCAGCACCTGGGTGAAGCGGCGCTGATAGACCGTCTTTCACCATCTCTTCTTTCTTCAAGTTAGCGAACGCTGGGTGTAGACGGCGGAAATCATCAAAGTTCTCAAATACCGCTTTTACTACGTTGTACACCACTTCATCTGGCACTGCGGTTGAAGAGACAAACGTTGCACCTACACCAAAGGTCTGCACATCACTTTCAGAACCGCGGTACATGCCGCCTGGTACATTTGCGATGCGGTAGAAGCTGTTGTCTGCCACCAATTTGTCCACTTGTGGGCCTGCAACCGTGACGATATTGCTGTCACAAGATGTAGTCGCTTCTTTGATGGCACCGCTTGGATGGCCTACGGTGTAGATCATTGCGTCAATCTTGTTATCACACAACGCTTTTGACTGTTCTGATGCTTTTAGCTCAGACACCAGTTTGAAATCGTCATTGCTCCAACCGTACTCTTTCATCAGCACTTCCATCGTTCCGCGCTGGCCAGAGCCCGGGTTACCAATGTTGACACGCTTACCTTTTAGGTCATCAAACGATTGGATGTTGGCGTCTTTACGAGCCACAACCGTAAATGGTTCTGGGTGAACGGAGAAAACCGCTCGCAGCTCTTTAAATGGTCCTTTATCTTCAAACTTGCTGGTTCCGTTGTAAGCATGATACTGCCAATCTGATTGAGCGATACCGAGATCCAACTCGCCTGCTCGAATGGTATTAATGTTGTAGATAGAGCCACCGGTACTCTCTACCGAACAACGAATGCCATGATCAGCACGTGACTTGTTCACCAAACGACAAATTGCACCACCCGTTGGGTAGTACACGCCAGTTACACCGCCCGTACCGATCGTCACGAACGTGTCTTTTGCAGAAACTGCAAAACTTGTACTTAATGCAGCCAGAGAAGCCGCGACAGCAATTTGCTTGAGCTTTAACATTGAACGTCCTTATTATTTCCTTTGTTTATGGCCAGATAAGTATAGCAAGCGTTAACAAGCTGATAACGTTCAAGATCACATACTGGAAATAAGACCCAGACTCTGGAAGGCATTGATCAGTAAGAAAATATGAATACTCTTTCACCCCACCACACAATAAACAGAACCTCGAACTGTTCGAGGCTCTGTTATTGCTGCTTTTTCTTGTTGCCTTGAAAATACCGATTTTTAAAAGAACCCTAGCGGATTAACGTCGTAGCTGATTAATAGGTTTTTCGTGTTCTGATAATGATCGAGCATCATCTTGTGAGTCTCACGGCCGATGCCTGATTTCTTGTAACCACCAAATGCCGCGTGCGCTGGATATGCGTGGTAACAGTTGATCCAAATACGCCCTGCTTCGATGTTGCGTCCCATGCGATAAGCAAGGTTCTGATCACGCGTCCATACGCCTGCCCCTAAGCCATATTCGGTATCATTGGCAATCGCTAAAGCTTCTGCTTCGTCTTTAAAAGAAGTCACAGCGATAACTGGACCAAAGATCTCTTCTTGAAAAACACGCATCTTATTGTGGCCTTGTAGAAGCGTTGGTTGGATGTAGTACCCCTGCTCCAAATCGTCTTCTTGTTTGGCGACCTCACCACCGAACACCACTTTTGCTCCTTCTTGGCGGCCGATTTCTAGGTAGCTTAGAATCTTATCGAACTGCTCTTGCGAGGCTTGAGCGCCCACCTGAGTATCAGTATCTAGTGGGTTACCTTGTTTGATGGTCTTGGCACGTTCTGCGACTTTCTCGATAAACTTGTCGTACACAGATTCATGCACCAACACACGAGATGGACAGGTACAGACTTCACCTTGGTTAAAGAACGCAAGCAGTGTCCCTTCAATGCACTTATCTAGGTATTCGTCTTCGTGATCGAACACATCAGGGAAGTAGATGTTAGGCGATTTACCGCCTAACTCAACAGTGGATGGAATGAGATTTTCTGCCGCACATTTGAGGATATGGTTACCCACCTCGGTGGAGCCAGTAAAGGCCAATTTTGCAATGCGATTGCTGGTTGCTAATGCTTGCCCAGCCTCTGAGCCAAAGCCATTCACCACATTCAATACACCCGCAGGAATCAAATCACCAATTTTTTCCATCAAAACAAGAATCGATGTTGGAGTCTGTTCCGCTGGCTTTAAAACAATACAGCAACCCGCGGCAAGGGCTGGTGCAATCTTCCAAGCCGCCATCAACATTGGGAAGTTCCATGGGATGATTTGACCAACCACACCAATTGGCTCGGGAAAGTGGTAACTTGCGGTATGTTCATCTAACTCGGCTGCACTGCCTTCTTGAGCGCGGATACAACCTGCGAAGTAGCGGAAATGGTCCACAACCAAAGGCAAGTCCGCCGCTAACGTTTCACGAACGGGTTTGCCGTTTTCCCACGTTTCAGCCACTGCGAGCTCTTCAAGGTTTTGTTCAATACGGTCTGCAATTTTCAGGAGGATGTTCGCACGTTCAGTGACACTGGTTTTCGCCCATTGCGCTCTTACGCCGTGCGCGGCATCCAATGCGAGGTTAATGTCTTCCTCACCAGAACGAGCAACCTGACAATACGCTTGGCCGTTGATTGGCGATGTATTGTCAAAATATTCGCCACCCGCCGGTTTCACCCATTCGCCACCGATGTAGTTGTCGTAATGCGATTTGAAGTTAACGATGGCATTTTCACTACCTGGCTGTGCATAGATCATAGCTCTTCCTTTTGTTCTCGTTCAGTTTTTGTTTTAAACAACCGAGTGTTTAACGCGGTCTTGTTGTAAGAACAACACTCAAGTCACATGCCAACAACGCACGTCTTGTTGTTAATTAAATGTAAAACTATGATTACCAAGCGATAACAAACCAAGTGAGTGACGTTTGAGCGGATGTATGGTGTGAACACCAGTGTTCAAGTGTTCCAAAATGGCACACCCTCACTGTGACAAAATGGTACAGTCATGGAACTTCAACACATTACCAACAACAATTGGCTTTCAACGTCTTGGGATAGAAGTGAGCAAGCCGGTTTAAAACAGCGACGTCAACCTGATGATATTCGCGTGACTTCCGCATTCCTTGAGGGCCGACGCCACCAGCTCAGCTTCTTAATCGATGCAGTCAAGCAATTCGCCCTACCTTTGTTTAATCAACTGTTCGCCCACAGCGATAGCAGACTGATATTGACTGATGCCGAAGGCGTGATCATTGGTAGCTGGGGGCAACCCAAATTCCGTGAAAAACTCACTGAGATAGCGCTCAGCTCTGGTGCTTGTTGGCAAGAAAAACTCAAAGGGACCAACGCTATTGGCACGGCATTAGTAGAGGCGAAACCCATTTCTGTGATTGGTGATCAGCACTTTATCCAGCAACATCGCTTTATTAGTTGCTCTGCCAGCCCTCTTTTCGATCATCTGGGAAATTTGATTGGTGTATTGGACATCACCAGTGAGCAGAAGAAACATGACTTTTCAACGCAGGTATTGGTTCAAAACATGGTTCAGAAAGTGGAAAATCAGCTTCTAAACCAAATCCCTCAAGGACACATTCGAGTTGATTTAGCCTGTGAGCAAGGACTACTGAATAGTGGTTGGCAAGGCATTATTATCGCCAATGAAGAAGGTCAGATACTGGCTCATAACCAAGTTGCCTCACAGCTTTTAGATCAAACCAACGTTGTTGGACGGTCATTAGCATCAATACTCGACGACTCTGCCAACAACCAATCTTTAGTATTTAAAACTCAACCACTGTCAGACAAGAAAATTCAATCTCGTTCAATTTCTGCTTCTAACGATCTTCATTACGGCGATACCAATGT from Vibrio hyugaensis includes:
- a CDS encoding tripartite tricarboxylate transporter permease, whose amino-acid sequence is MLDGILQGLSTAVMPMNIMMVIVGCFVGTFIGMLPGLGPISAIALMIPITYGLDPSSGLILMAGVYYGAVFGGSTSSILINAPGCSSTVVTAFDGYPMAQKGQAGKALALAAYSSFTGGTLSAIMLLVAAPALANVSLSFQSSDYFALMLLGLSAVAAFAGKGQVIKAWMMTILGLMLSTVGIDKGVGVERFTFGLTDLMDGFSFLLLAMATFALGETLMGILKPSEDTRDEEQDKLSNIGSMKVTKEEIKEVAPVSIRSSILGFFTGVLPGAGATIAAFLSYGMERNLAPKDKKEQFGKGSIRGLVAPESANNAASSGSFVPLLTLGIPGSGTTAIMLGALIAYGIQPGPRLFVEHPDVFWSVIISMYFGNIVLVILNLPLIPYISKLLAVPRTVLLPMILFFSITGVYLVSFNTMDVFVMLLVAMAAIALRLANFPLAPLLLGFILGGLMEENLRRALMISDGELSFLWERPITLTFTVLAVLVLGSPLFVKLFQKLKAQPVKVEQ
- a CDS encoding sulfite exporter TauE/SafE family protein encodes the protein MLLEFALLFAAGVVGGIMNSVAGGGSFITFPALMAVGVPPIIANATNTYASCAGYISGAIGFREEIMKNKQELAFTISFSLIGGAVGAYLLLNTPESVFLEAIPWLLLFATVLFLTGSHITALIKSLTKETKHAGILGVIALSLLLIGVSAYGGFFNAGLGVIVLSYLVVAGHQDINLMNGLKLLVSTCVSLIAIVIFVANGSIDWTKGSVVMVGTLVGGYLAARVSRQLNPSHVKGFVALSSIAITVYFFIDVYF
- the exaC gene encoding acetaldehyde dehydrogenase ExaC, giving the protein MIYAQPGSENAIVNFKSHYDNYIGGEWVKPAGGEYFDNTSPINGQAYCQVARSGEEDINLALDAAHGVRAQWAKTSVTERANILLKIADRIEQNLEELAVAETWENGKPVRETLAADLPLVVDHFRYFAGCIRAQEGSAAELDEHTASYHFPEPIGVVGQIIPWNFPMLMAAWKIAPALAAGCCIVLKPAEQTPTSILVLMEKIGDLIPAGVLNVVNGFGSEAGQALATSNRIAKLAFTGSTEVGNHILKCAAENLIPSTVELGGKSPNIYFPDVFDHEDEYLDKCIEGTLLAFFNQGEVCTCPSRVLVHESVYDKFIEKVAERAKTIKQGNPLDTDTQVGAQASQEQFDKILSYLEIGRQEGAKVVFGGEVAKQEDDLEQGYYIQPTLLQGHNKMRVFQEEIFGPVIAVTSFKDEAEALAIANDTEYGLGAGVWTRDQNLAYRMGRNIEAGRIWINCYHAYPAHAAFGGYKKSGIGRETHKMMLDHYQNTKNLLISYDVNPLGFF
- a CDS encoding TAXI family TRAP transporter solute-binding subunit, with the protein product MLKLKQIAVAASLAALSTSFAVSAKDTFVTIGTGGVTGVYYPTGGAICRLVNKSRADHGIRCSVESTGGSIYNINTIRAGELDLGIAQSDWQYHAYNGTSKFEDKGPFKELRAVFSVHPEPFTVVARKDANIQSFDDLKGKRVNIGNPGSGQRGTMEVLMKEYGWSNDDFKLVSELKASEQSKALCDNKIDAMIYTVGHPSGAIKEATTSCDSNIVTVAGPQVDKLVADNSFYRIANVPGGMYRGSESDVQTFGVGATFVSSTAVPDEVVYNVVKAVFENFDDFRRLHPAFANLKKEEMVKDGLSAPLHPGAEKYYKEVGLIK